A part of Leptospira yasudae genomic DNA contains:
- a CDS encoding glutathione S-transferase family protein has product MYKVFGMTVSGNCHKIKSILTLLDLPFEWIEIDTRKGETKTPEFLKINPNGKIPVLQLADGTNIPESNAILYYLARDTEFFSKDLLEQTRILEWLFFEQYSHEPYVAVNRWLMKYSVDGRENSSVLENNRVKGNKAFAVMDDHLRDKNFFVGERLTIADIALYAYSHVAEDGGFSFETFPNVRRWLENVRSSPKMISIQR; this is encoded by the coding sequence GTGTATAAAGTCTTTGGAATGACGGTTTCCGGAAATTGTCACAAGATAAAATCCATTCTTACCCTTTTGGATCTTCCTTTCGAATGGATCGAAATCGATACGAGAAAGGGAGAAACGAAAACTCCCGAATTTTTGAAGATCAATCCGAACGGAAAAATTCCGGTGCTTCAGCTTGCGGACGGAACGAACATTCCCGAATCCAACGCGATCCTCTATTATTTGGCGCGGGACACGGAATTCTTTTCCAAGGATCTGCTCGAACAAACCCGAATCTTAGAATGGCTTTTTTTCGAACAATACAGCCACGAGCCCTATGTCGCGGTCAATCGCTGGTTGATGAAATACTCGGTCGATGGACGGGAGAATTCTTCCGTGCTTGAGAATAATCGCGTCAAGGGCAACAAGGCGTTCGCGGTTATGGACGATCATCTCCGGGATAAGAATTTTTTCGTCGGCGAACGGTTGACCATCGCGGACATCGCGTTATACGCCTATTCGCACGTCGCCGAGGACGGTGGGTTTTCGTTCGAAACCTTTCCGAACGTTCGAAGATGGCTGGAAAACGTCCGCAGTTCTCCGAAAATGATCTCGATCCAAAGATGA
- the ilvD gene encoding dihydroxy-acid dehydratase produces MSDNLKKRSSMTTDGDNRAPNRAMLRAVGFTEEDFHKPMIGIASTWSEITPCNIHINKLAEKVKEGVRAAGGMPQIYGTITVSDGIMMGHEGMHFSLPSREVIADSIEIVSNAMRHDGVIAIGGCDKNMPGCLMALCRIDVPSIFVYGGTILPGNCDGHDVDIVSVFEAVGQINAGKISREEFVRIEQSAIPGAGSCGGMYTANTMSSAIEALGMSLPGSASMPAVSSRKANDCYEAGKALMELIKKGITPKQILTKKAFENAITVVLVLGGSTNAVLHLIAIAKEIGVDLTMEDFDRISKKTPHLADLKPGGKYAMTDLDKVGGVHGVMKYLLKEGMLHGDCITVTGKTIAENLKDMPDLVENQTIVRKRAEALHPSGPLVILKGNLAPDGAVAKISGLKKISITGPAKVFESEDDCFNAIMSDKIKAGDVIIIRYEGPKGGPGMREMLAVTSALVGKGLGEDVGLMTDGRFSGGTHGLVVGHISPEAFEGGPIAIVQDGDMVTIDSPKNLLQVEISQEEIDRRLKSWKPIEPRYKSGVLAKYVKLVQSATNGAITNLL; encoded by the coding sequence ATGAGCGATAACCTGAAAAAAAGAAGTTCCATGACGACCGACGGAGACAACCGCGCTCCGAACCGTGCGATGCTTCGCGCCGTAGGTTTTACGGAAGAAGACTTTCACAAGCCGATGATCGGAATCGCTTCCACTTGGAGCGAAATCACCCCCTGCAATATTCATATCAATAAACTCGCCGAAAAAGTCAAAGAAGGAGTCCGTGCCGCCGGTGGAATGCCGCAGATCTACGGAACCATCACCGTTTCCGACGGGATCATGATGGGACACGAAGGGATGCACTTCTCCCTTCCTTCCAGAGAAGTCATCGCCGATTCGATCGAGATCGTTTCCAACGCGATGAGACACGACGGCGTGATCGCGATCGGCGGTTGCGATAAAAACATGCCGGGTTGTTTGATGGCCCTTTGCAGAATCGACGTTCCTTCCATCTTCGTTTACGGAGGAACCATTCTTCCCGGAAACTGCGACGGTCACGACGTGGACATCGTTTCCGTTTTCGAAGCGGTCGGGCAGATCAACGCCGGAAAAATCTCCAGAGAAGAATTCGTCCGCATCGAACAAAGCGCGATTCCGGGTGCGGGAAGCTGCGGAGGAATGTATACCGCAAATACGATGTCTTCCGCGATCGAAGCTCTGGGAATGAGTCTTCCCGGTTCTGCATCCATGCCCGCGGTCAGTTCCAGAAAGGCGAACGACTGCTACGAAGCCGGAAAGGCTTTGATGGAACTCATCAAAAAAGGAATCACTCCGAAACAGATTCTTACCAAGAAAGCGTTCGAGAATGCGATCACCGTCGTACTCGTGTTAGGCGGTTCCACGAATGCGGTGCTTCACCTCATCGCGATCGCGAAAGAAATCGGAGTCGATCTGACGATGGAGGACTTCGACCGCATCAGCAAGAAAACTCCTCACCTCGCGGATTTGAAACCGGGCGGAAAATACGCGATGACCGACCTCGATAAAGTCGGAGGAGTTCACGGCGTAATGAAGTATCTTTTGAAGGAAGGAATGCTTCACGGAGATTGTATTACCGTCACCGGAAAAACTATCGCGGAAAACTTGAAGGACATGCCGGATCTCGTTGAGAACCAGACGATCGTTCGTAAACGTGCGGAAGCGCTTCATCCTTCCGGTCCTCTCGTAATCTTAAAAGGAAATCTCGCTCCCGACGGAGCCGTTGCGAAGATTTCCGGTTTGAAAAAAATTTCCATCACCGGTCCCGCGAAAGTGTTCGAATCGGAAGACGATTGTTTCAATGCGATCATGTCCGATAAGATCAAAGCGGGAGACGTGATCATCATCCGCTACGAAGGTCCGAAGGGCGGTCCCGGAATGAGAGAGATGCTCGCGGTGACTTCGGCTCTCGTAGGAAAAGGACTCGGAGAGGATGTCGGTTTAATGACGGACGGCCGATTCAGCGGAGGAACGCACGGTCTCGTGGTCGGTCATATTTCTCCGGAAGCGTTCGAAGGCGGTCCGATCGCGATCGTTCAAGACGGTGATATGGTTACGATCGATTCTCCTAAGAATCTTCTGCAAGTCGAGATTTCTCAGGAAGAGATCGACAGACGTCTGAAATCTTGGAAGCCGATTGAACCCCGTTATAAGTCCGGTGTTCTCGCGAAATACGTGAAGTTGGTCCAATCGGCGACGAACGGAGCGATCACGAATCTGCTTTGA
- a CDS encoding nucleoside 2-deoxyribosyltransferase, translating to MKTIYLAGPEVFLPDAFAVLQDRKSLCSSFGFNALSPFDSDIPTDLKKDVELARRIFFGNLELIQKADLILANCNPFRGPLVDDGTSFEIGYGFSLGKKIYGYTKTILPLPEIVKRNIPVLPHNSGYAIDKDGYLLNEDFGNCLNLMLEYSIEKSGGLLVEGDFELCLKSLAEREK from the coding sequence TTGAAAACGATCTATCTTGCAGGACCGGAAGTATTTTTACCGGATGCGTTTGCCGTTCTGCAAGATAGAAAATCCCTTTGTTCCTCCTTCGGCTTTAACGCGCTTTCTCCTTTCGATTCCGACATACCGACCGATCTGAAAAAAGACGTAGAGCTTGCGCGGAGAATTTTTTTCGGCAATCTCGAACTCATTCAGAAAGCGGACTTGATTCTTGCGAACTGCAACCCGTTTCGAGGTCCGCTCGTAGACGACGGAACCTCTTTCGAAATCGGTTACGGTTTTTCTCTCGGCAAAAAAATCTACGGTTATACGAAAACGATTCTTCCCTTACCCGAAATCGTAAAAAGAAACATTCCCGTTCTTCCGCATAACTCCGGTTATGCGATCGATAAGGACGGATATTTGTTAAACGAAGACTTCGGAAACTGCTTGAATCTGATGTTGGAATATTCGATCGAAAAATCGGGCGGTCTGCTCGTCGAAGGAGACTTTGAACTTTGTTTGAAATCCCTCGCCGAACGGGAGAAGTAA
- a CDS encoding dihydrofolate reductase family protein, translating to MRRLIVLEFLTLDGVIQGPGGPEEDTSGGFTYGGWQVPYFDDAVGAAMNKQMNRPFDLLLGRKTFDIWAPYWPKHSDFWPAVMTVTKYVASNTLTSHEWGPSVFLNGNIADKIKKLKQEEGPDLHVYGSANLVQTLMKQDLIDEFWLKIFPLTLGSGKRLFVEGTIPAAFQVTESEVTPGGVIIANYKRAGAVETGSF from the coding sequence ATGAGAAGATTAATTGTACTTGAGTTTCTGACCTTGGACGGTGTCATCCAAGGCCCGGGCGGCCCCGAGGAAGATACAAGCGGCGGATTTACGTATGGCGGGTGGCAAGTTCCGTATTTCGACGATGCGGTCGGAGCGGCCATGAACAAGCAGATGAATCGACCCTTCGATCTGTTGTTAGGACGAAAGACCTTCGATATTTGGGCGCCTTATTGGCCGAAACATTCGGACTTCTGGCCTGCGGTTATGACGGTTACCAAATACGTCGCCTCGAACACGTTGACTTCTCACGAATGGGGACCCTCCGTATTTTTAAACGGAAACATCGCGGATAAAATCAAAAAACTCAAACAAGAAGAAGGACCGGATTTGCACGTATACGGAAGCGCCAATCTCGTTCAGACTCTCATGAAACAGGATCTGATCGACGAATTTTGGTTAAAGATATTTCCTCTGACGTTGGGCAGCGGAAAACGATTGTTCGTCGAAGGGACGATCCCTGCGGCGTTTCAAGTGACGGAAAGTGAAGTCACTCCGGGCGGAGTGATCATTGCGAATTACAAACGCGCGGGCGCGGTCGAAACCGGAAGTTTTTGA
- a CDS encoding VOC family protein, translated as MDNVSIIVEDLTATIALFTELGMDLEGQARVEGPWADDVVGLKGMQVDMALMRTPDGHSRLELVKFLNPKAVSPEPKNAPVNTLGISRIMFAVEDIEEVLARLQTHGAKLVGKVARYEDSYLLCYLRCPEGFLIALAQELK; from the coding sequence ATGGACAATGTGAGTATTATCGTCGAAGATCTCACGGCCACGATCGCTCTCTTCACTGAGCTCGGTATGGATCTGGAAGGACAGGCTCGCGTAGAAGGCCCTTGGGCGGACGACGTTGTGGGTTTGAAAGGGATGCAAGTCGATATGGCGCTGATGCGAACTCCGGACGGACATAGCCGCCTCGAATTGGTGAAGTTTCTCAATCCGAAAGCTGTGAGCCCGGAACCGAAGAACGCACCGGTGAACACTTTGGGAATCAGTCGCATTATGTTTGCAGTAGAAGACATCGAGGAGGTCTTGGCTCGTCTTCAAACTCACGGGGCCAAACTCGTCGGGAAGGTGGCCCGCTATGAAGATAGCTACCTGCTCTGTTATCTCCGTTGTCCTGAAGGTTTTTTGATCGCATTGGCTCAGGAGCTTAAATGA
- a CDS encoding toll/interleukin-1 receptor domain-containing protein, whose protein sequence is MKAFISYSTIDKLTAGKIQNILDHFGIPSFLAHEDIKVSSEWQTVILNELAKSDLFVALLSRYYEESPWCVQEAGIAAFREMTLVFLSLDGTIPKGFVGKTQSAKIREDTVSINDLIPGIIRCNFRFGTNMIIDLIGRSRSFRQAERNFQLILPYVDQMKKSQIKELLRRAANNRQVYEAGLCKNRYIPSLLKDYKYLLTKKTLVVLEAPPISLPQGF, encoded by the coding sequence ATGAAAGCCTTTATCAGTTACTCCACGATCGACAAGCTTACGGCGGGTAAGATCCAAAACATTCTGGACCACTTCGGAATTCCTTCCTTTCTCGCGCATGAAGACATCAAGGTTTCCTCCGAATGGCAGACCGTAATATTAAACGAACTCGCCAAATCGGATCTTTTCGTTGCCCTTCTAAGCAGATATTACGAAGAGTCTCCTTGGTGCGTGCAGGAAGCGGGGATCGCGGCGTTTCGGGAAATGACGCTCGTATTTCTTTCGTTAGACGGTACGATTCCCAAGGGTTTTGTCGGCAAGACCCAATCCGCAAAAATCCGGGAAGATACGGTATCGATCAACGATCTAATCCCCGGAATTATCCGCTGCAATTTTAGATTCGGAACCAACATGATCATCGATCTGATCGGAAGATCCAGATCGTTTCGCCAAGCGGAACGGAATTTTCAATTGATTCTTCCCTATGTAGACCAAATGAAGAAGTCGCAGATCAAGGAACTTTTAAGAAGAGCCGCAAACAATCGACAGGTTTATGAAGCGGGTTTATGCAAAAATCGATATATTCCGTCTTTATTGAAGGATTATAAATATTTACTTACGAAAAAAACGCTGGTCGTATTGGAAGCGCCACCGATCTCTTTGCCGCAAGGTTTTTGA
- a CDS encoding methylmalonyl-CoA mutase family protein — METQIYTPQHKVRFITAASLFDGHDASINIMRRILQASGVEVIHLGHNRSVREIVECAIQEDAQGIAITSYQGGHVEYFKYMIDLLKEKGAGHIKVFGGGGGTILPSEIKELEAYGVTRIYSPDDGRELGLQGMINDLIRKSDFIPPLTFNGTLHSSLKDKNPLAIAQTITLVENTFERQELEKSALTEKLNFPPGNKTVPILGITGTGGAGKSSLTDELVRRFLIDFPDKTIAILSVDPSKRKTGGALLGDRIRMNSISHERVYMRSFATREANIALNKNVKRSIDVLKSAGFDLIVVETAGIGQSDSEITEVADIALYVMTPEYGAATQLEKIDMIDYADLIAINKFDKRGALDALRDVKKQYQRSRQLFDKDLDSMPVFGTIASQFNDPGTNGLYSNVIRALSDKMKLGWNSSYGKEAGMSEKIFIIPPDRVRYLAEIREECNRYDQITEKESEKARKLFQLKGAIEVLKSSGQDINILESEYSKIENSLAPETKKILAGWEAKLANYRGENFTYKVRDKEIKVSNTTESLSNLKIPKVATPKFKDWGEIVRWSFQENFPGEFPFTAGVFPFKRTGEDPTRMFAGEGGPERTNARFHYVSLGMPAQRLSTAFDSVTLYGEDPGERPDIYGKIGNSGVSIATLDDAKKLYSGFDLSNPTTSVSMTINGPAPMVLAFFMNAAIDQACEKHIKATGIETEVRQKIESIYKAKNLPVPKYNAPIPEGNDGLGLLLLGVTGDEVLEKEVYEKIKRETVKVVRGTVQADILKEDQAQNTCIFSTEFALKMMGDIQEYFITNQVRNFYSVSISGYHIAEAGANPITQVAFTLANGLTYVEYFLSRGMKIDDFAPNLSFFFSNGIDPEYAVIGRVARRIWAKAMKKKYGANDRSAMLKYHIQTSGRSLHAQEIAFNDIRTTLQALYAIYDNCNSLHTNAYDEAITTPTEESVRRAMAIQLIINRELGLAKNENPGQGSFLIEELTDLVEQAILQEFHRISERGGVLGAMEMMYQRNKIQEESLYYESLKHNGEFPVIGVNTFLSKEGSPTIIPEEVIRSTDAEKQAQIGALREFHKRNETDLADRLRQLKNVSLSNGNIFEELMETSKKVSLGQMTHALYEVGGQYRRSM; from the coding sequence ATGGAAACGCAAATCTACACTCCCCAGCACAAGGTTCGCTTTATTACGGCCGCTTCCCTATTCGACGGGCACGACGCGTCGATCAATATTATGCGAAGAATTCTCCAGGCGTCCGGAGTGGAGGTCATTCATCTCGGACACAACCGTTCTGTCCGCGAAATCGTGGAATGCGCGATCCAAGAGGACGCGCAGGGAATCGCAATCACGAGTTACCAGGGCGGTCACGTCGAATATTTCAAATACATGATCGATCTGCTGAAGGAAAAAGGCGCGGGTCATATCAAAGTATTCGGAGGCGGAGGAGGAACCATTCTCCCGTCCGAGATCAAGGAACTCGAAGCCTACGGAGTGACTCGCATCTATTCTCCGGACGACGGAAGAGAACTTGGACTTCAGGGAATGATCAACGACCTCATTCGCAAATCCGACTTCATTCCCCCTTTGACGTTCAACGGCACGCTGCATTCTTCCTTAAAGGATAAGAATCCTCTCGCGATCGCGCAGACGATCACGCTCGTCGAAAACACGTTCGAAAGACAGGAACTCGAAAAATCGGCGTTAACCGAAAAACTGAATTTTCCGCCGGGAAATAAAACCGTTCCGATTTTGGGAATCACCGGAACCGGAGGAGCGGGAAAGTCCTCTCTTACGGACGAACTCGTCCGCAGATTTTTGATCGATTTTCCGGATAAGACGATCGCGATTCTTTCCGTCGACCCTTCCAAACGAAAAACGGGAGGAGCGCTCTTAGGCGACCGGATTCGAATGAATTCCATCTCGCACGAACGGGTTTATATGAGATCCTTCGCCACAAGAGAAGCAAACATTGCGCTTAACAAAAACGTTAAGCGAAGCATCGACGTCCTAAAAAGCGCGGGTTTCGATCTGATCGTCGTGGAAACGGCAGGGATCGGTCAGAGCGATTCCGAAATCACAGAGGTCGCGGACATCGCGCTGTATGTGATGACTCCCGAATACGGGGCCGCAACCCAGCTCGAAAAGATCGATATGATCGACTACGCCGATCTGATCGCGATCAACAAGTTCGACAAACGAGGTGCGCTCGACGCGCTTCGAGACGTCAAAAAACAATATCAAAGATCCAGACAACTCTTCGACAAGGACTTGGATTCCATGCCCGTGTTCGGGACGATCGCGTCTCAGTTCAACGATCCGGGAACCAACGGTCTTTACAGCAATGTGATCCGGGCCCTCTCCGATAAGATGAAGCTCGGATGGAATTCTTCCTATGGAAAAGAAGCGGGAATGAGCGAGAAGATCTTCATCATTCCTCCCGATCGAGTCCGTTATCTCGCCGAAATCCGCGAGGAATGCAACCGTTACGATCAAATCACCGAAAAAGAATCCGAAAAAGCGCGTAAACTCTTCCAACTCAAAGGAGCGATCGAGGTTCTAAAGTCTTCCGGGCAAGACATAAATATTCTAGAATCCGAATATTCTAAAATTGAAAACTCCCTGGCGCCCGAAACCAAAAAAATTCTCGCGGGCTGGGAAGCAAAGCTCGCCAACTATCGCGGAGAAAACTTCACGTATAAGGTTCGCGACAAGGAAATCAAGGTTTCCAATACGACGGAATCTCTGAGCAATCTCAAAATCCCGAAGGTCGCGACTCCTAAGTTCAAGGATTGGGGAGAAATCGTCCGCTGGTCCTTTCAGGAAAATTTTCCGGGAGAATTCCCGTTTACCGCAGGAGTATTTCCGTTTAAAAGAACGGGAGAAGATCCCACTCGGATGTTCGCGGGAGAAGGCGGACCCGAAAGAACGAACGCTCGCTTTCACTACGTAAGCCTTGGAATGCCCGCGCAACGTTTGTCCACTGCGTTCGACTCGGTCACGTTGTACGGGGAAGATCCGGGAGAAAGACCGGACATCTACGGAAAAATCGGAAACTCAGGTGTAAGCATCGCTACGTTGGACGACGCGAAAAAACTCTATTCCGGTTTCGATCTATCCAACCCTACTACGTCCGTATCGATGACGATCAACGGTCCCGCACCGATGGTGCTCGCGTTCTTTATGAACGCCGCGATCGATCAAGCCTGCGAGAAACATATCAAAGCGACCGGAATCGAAACGGAAGTCCGTCAAAAGATAGAATCCATCTACAAAGCGAAGAATCTTCCCGTACCGAAATACAACGCACCGATCCCGGAAGGAAACGACGGGCTCGGCTTATTGTTGTTAGGCGTAACGGGAGACGAGGTTCTCGAGAAGGAAGTTTACGAAAAGATCAAACGCGAAACCGTAAAGGTCGTTCGAGGAACGGTGCAAGCGGACATCCTCAAAGAGGATCAGGCGCAGAACACTTGTATCTTTTCCACCGAATTCGCGCTTAAGATGATGGGTGATATTCAGGAATACTTCATCACCAATCAGGTTCGAAACTTTTATTCGGTTTCGATCTCCGGGTATCATATCGCGGAAGCCGGGGCCAATCCGATCACTCAGGTTGCGTTCACACTTGCGAACGGACTCACCTACGTGGAATATTTCTTAAGCCGAGGAATGAAGATCGACGACTTCGCTCCGAATCTTTCCTTCTTCTTTTCGAATGGAATCGATCCCGAATATGCGGTGATCGGTCGAGTCGCGAGAAGAATCTGGGCCAAGGCGATGAAGAAGAAATACGGAGCGAACGACCGTTCGGCGATGCTCAAGTATCACATCCAGACTTCCGGAAGATCTTTGCACGCACAGGAGATCGCATTCAACGATATACGGACCACGCTCCAGGCGCTTTACGCGATCTATGACAATTGCAATTCTTTGCATACGAACGCATACGACGAGGCGATCACCACTCCGACCGAAGAATCCGTCCGCCGCGCGATGGCGATCCAGCTCATCATCAACCGGGAACTCGGACTGGCTAAAAACGAAAACCCGGGTCAAGGTTCGTTCCTTATCGAAGAGTTGACCGATCTCGTGGAACAGGCGATTCTCCAGGAATTCCATAGAATCTCCGAAAGAGGCGGAGTTCTCGGAGCTATGGAGATGATGTATCAGAGAAACAAGATCCAAGAGGAATCCCTATATTACGAATCTTTAAAGCATAACGGAGAATTTCCCGTGATCGGCGTAAACACGTTCTTAAGCAAAGAGGGTTCGCCCACTATCATACCGGAAGAAGTCATCCGGTCGACGGACGCGGAAAAACAGGCTCAAATCGGAGCGCTTCGGGAATTTCACAAACGAAACGAAACCGATCTCGCCGATCGTCTGCGTCAATTGAAGAACGTAAGTCTTTCCAACGGAAACATCTTCGAGGAATTGATGGAAACTTCCAAGAAGGTTTCCCTGGGACAAATGACCCACGCGCTCTACGAAGTGGGCGGTCAGTACCGCAGAAGCATGTAA
- a CDS encoding lysophospholipid acyltransferase family protein codes for METQTESDILDSLFLIPREPVKQFLKTLLHLVYSVEVTGLENVPETGGAVLISNHTDNLDVIVQGTSVLRKVIYLGKYELFHPQETILDFLNNPSSPLNTFPLSLMKQTLVTTLNALGDLQGKQLMHWGGHPILRAHNVKDAKSAAAYYEDLENYMVELIQTGELISVYPQGTRTEHVTPGSFKALSAKLAIRAGVPIIPSAINGAWRMMKPEAFLTGKAFGAKITYNIGKPIYPHEFPKEPLKKAAKIVTEELENRVRKLIDAPES; via the coding sequence ATGGAAACCCAAACAGAATCCGACATTCTTGACAGCCTCTTCCTCATTCCGAGAGAACCCGTAAAACAATTCTTAAAAACTCTTCTTCACCTCGTATATTCGGTGGAAGTCACGGGTTTGGAAAACGTTCCTGAAACCGGAGGAGCCGTCCTCATTTCCAATCACACGGACAACCTGGATGTAATCGTACAAGGAACCTCCGTTTTAAGAAAAGTGATTTATCTTGGAAAGTATGAATTGTTTCATCCTCAGGAAACGATTCTGGATTTTCTCAACAATCCATCCTCCCCTCTCAACACGTTTCCGCTGAGTTTGATGAAACAAACCCTCGTCACGACCTTAAACGCGCTCGGAGATCTGCAGGGAAAACAACTCATGCACTGGGGCGGTCATCCGATCCTAAGGGCGCATAACGTGAAAGACGCAAAATCCGCCGCGGCCTATTACGAAGACCTCGAAAATTATATGGTCGAACTCATCCAAACGGGAGAATTGATTTCGGTGTATCCGCAGGGAACCCGGACCGAACACGTCACGCCCGGATCGTTCAAGGCGCTTTCCGCAAAACTCGCGATCCGCGCAGGCGTTCCGATCATTCCGAGCGCGATCAACGGAGCCTGGAGAATGATGAAACCCGAAGCGTTTCTCACGGGAAAGGCGTTCGGAGCCAAGATCACGTACAACATCGGAAAGCCGATTTATCCGCACGAGTTCCCTAAGGAGCCTTTGAAAAAGGCCGCAAAAATCGTAACGGAAGAATTGGAAAACAGGGTGAGAAAGCTCATCGATGCTCCGGAAAGCTGA
- a CDS encoding phosphatase PAP2 family protein, which yields MSGNIGWFQDSFWFGEAFLVSLRGGAFDPVLGIVTLVFHHLGGNTFFMILLSSVYVLVNRKLGIRLAFGLLTTGILNGLTKAFLESPRPTLPWIGPGNLAEGSYGFPSGHVQTSVVIWGLIFLHVKNKTIRTIALLIILFMPFSRMYAGVHFAGDTLGGFALGLFGLALVEILFRSFSELESSGRFEGQTLSNTKTLSLVIVVFTLPSVLLHSSADALEKLKSYENVISASGALAGFAIGILFCKFHSLDWKPADSFAEVLKRAGVLILGIVLFYILPGIVVQKLFPENPVARYLRYGIVSSYIAFFSVKILDRWKGKS from the coding sequence ATGAGCGGAAACATCGGTTGGTTTCAAGATTCGTTTTGGTTCGGAGAAGCGTTTTTAGTTTCTTTGCGGGGAGGAGCGTTCGATCCGGTTCTCGGAATCGTTACGCTCGTCTTTCATCATTTGGGCGGTAACACCTTCTTTATGATTCTTCTTTCTTCCGTCTATGTTCTCGTAAATCGAAAACTCGGAATTCGTCTGGCCTTCGGACTCTTGACGACCGGAATTCTCAACGGTTTGACCAAAGCTTTTTTGGAAAGTCCAAGACCGACCTTGCCTTGGATCGGTCCGGGAAATTTAGCGGAAGGTTCGTACGGATTTCCTTCGGGGCATGTGCAGACGAGCGTAGTGATCTGGGGTTTGATTTTTCTCCACGTCAAAAACAAAACGATCCGAACGATCGCGCTTCTCATCATTTTGTTTATGCCTTTTTCGAGAATGTATGCGGGAGTTCACTTTGCGGGTGATACGCTCGGAGGATTTGCGCTCGGACTTTTCGGACTCGCACTCGTAGAAATTTTGTTTCGGTCTTTTTCCGAGTTGGAATCCTCCGGACGCTTTGAGGGACAGACTCTCTCGAACACCAAAACTCTTTCTTTAGTGATCGTAGTATTTACCTTGCCTTCCGTTCTATTGCATTCGAGCGCGGATGCGTTGGAAAAACTCAAGTCCTATGAAAACGTGATTTCCGCGAGCGGGGCCTTGGCGGGATTCGCGATCGGAATTCTGTTTTGCAAATTTCATTCTTTGGATTGGAAACCGGCGGATTCTTTCGCGGAAGTTTTGAAACGAGCGGGAGTGTTGATCCTAGGGATCGTATTGTTTTACATTCTACCGGGAATTGTCGTTCAAAAGCTCTTTCCCGAAAATCCGGTTGCAAGATACCTCAGGTACGGGATCGTTAGCAGTTACATCGCTTTTTTTTCCGTAAAAATTTTGGATCGATGGAAGGGAAAAAGCTGA